gcacgccaccatgcccagctaatttttgtatttttagtagaggcagggtttctccatgttggtcaggctggtcttgaactcccaacctcaggtaatctgcccgcttcggcctcccaaagtgctgggattacaggcgtgagcgggCCCAGCCCCTATACCCCAGATTTCTGCAAGTGGCAACACCACTGGCTTCATTTTGCTGGTGGCCCCTCTGGCCTTCCCTTGTATATATCACCTTTGCCCAAAGACCATGTCAGCCAAGGGACTGCTCTCACAGCTCCAGGAATCCTCCCCTTTCAGGAAATTTGAGGCAGTTGAGGGCATGAAAGTAAATAAGCTGAGCTCATCAGAGGCCTTGTATTGTGGTGGTTAAAAGAGCCAGTTCTAGGACTAGAAAGCCTGgcttgaaatcccagctctgccactccctAGTGGTGTGACTTTAGCAAGTTCCTTTACCTCTTTTGTACCTCCCTTTTCTCACCTGTAAGATATGGGTGATAAtagtttaatatttgttttgttgttgtgaggattaaaggtgTTAATGCAAGTAAACCACTTAGAACCACAGCACATAGAATATCTCAGTAAGGTGgttagttttttttattgttgttttcagaGATGCTGTGATTTCTCCAAAGTGGCTGTGATGGCTCGGCAGGCTCCTGACCCTCTCTGCTCCCACATGCCTCCACCCTCATCCTGATCTCCCATCCAGCTTTTGACAGCTTGCTTGGTGCTGGACAATTGCACACATCTTACCACCCCCAAATCCTGCCCAGAAGCATCTTGTGCATAACTCTCCTACCTGAATATGCAACAGGGAGAAAGAGCGTCCCAGGACATTTTaggtttttgaagaaaaaaaaacccctttGGTAAAAAGCCAGAGATCCACAGCGGCCACTTTTTCCATGGGATTGACCCCTGCAATCTTGACTTTCAACCACACAGCACCAGAGTAGCCAAACATTGCTTGTGTCCAAACGCTGGCTGCCTTGAAGGGTGAAAGAATAAGCAGTTCCCAAACTCAGCTGACCTTAATGTCCTTCTAGCTCCTTACGCCCATCTCGGACAAAAGCAGAAATGTATGTCTCAGTTGTGTTTCTACCCCTTGCTGCCCAATATAAATTTTTGTGTTGCCCAATATAATTTTTTGTGacgatggaaatgttctgtatttgtGTTGTCTGATGAGATAACCACTAACTGTAGtgctattgagcatttgaaacATGGCTAGTGTAATCAATGaaccaaatttttaattttatttaattgtaattaattttaagtGGCCACATGCAGGGAGTGACTGCTGCATTGGACAGCACGGCTCTAAATTGAGccttttttccttatttggtGAGGCATACTTGCCTTAAGATTGGGAAGTCTATTTTTGGAACCTGCTACCAATGCTGGTCTCACACTTGCAATTCTCAGCTGAGCCAAGAGGTGAGAGAAAGGTCATTTTCCATTCCAGATCTCACTCTCCCCTGTGACACTGAGGAAACTGGCAAGTGATGTGAAGGCTGGAGAGCGTGTCCTGTATGCTGGCTCTGTCCCTTCTGCCTGTGTTGACTGACATAGTTAGTTGCTGCCCTTGCTGGTCTCCCTTCCTCCAACCTTGCCTCTCTGAGCACACCTGACATTCATCTCATGACTTCCCTAAAAACATTCTTTGGGAACAAGAAACTAACAAATCCCAAGTGACCTAtcacatatacaaacatacaggGCAGAGTTTGGATTCGCGGTAGAAGAAAGGGAGGTTAGACATTAAGAAGAATGGTCTGGTGATGACAGTTGTGAGATaatagaaacaggaaaaagaaatctaagttttctttctttttttaagaaccaataataatttctctcttttgacTAGTCAGTAGGGCTGGGGTGGATTGGAGGAAGCTTACATATTCCATGAACAAGCCTCTTCCTAAGGTCCTGTAAGTGATCCTGCCCCACTGATTAGCCCCTAGAAGACCCTTCAAAGGTTGGATCTccaggagggagtgggggaggaaAGCCCTGTACCAGGCAGCCTCTGCTCCATTGCTCTGGGGGGGTGGGGAAGGCAAACCCTGGTCATCCCCTCAGTCTGTAGCCCTTTTGTGTGAGTGCCTGGCAAGGGTGACGTGGGGCTGTTTCTGCGGGCACAGCTGCAGCAATTACCGGAGTggaggcagggcccaggcagcaCTGCCCTCCAAGATCTTCCCTTGGGCTTTTCAGCAGTAAGGGGACATGCACCCCAAGGGCCTCCACTTGGCCTGACCTTGCTGCGGGGGCTCTCTGTCCCCAGGAACAGTAGAGATGGCAAGCTTATCGAGACCCTCTCTGCCCAGCTGCCTctgctccttcctcctcctcctcctcctccaagtgTCTTCCAGCTATGCAGGTAAGACATGTTTTTTTTCCTGCCCTGGGGAGACCCTGAAAACAGAAAGGCTAGTTTCCTGGGGCTTAGCTCCTTCAAACATCCTCAAGTTGCTAtattatctttctaaaacataGACCTACTGACATGCCTCCCTTCCTCAGAAACCTTCCGTGGGTGGTTCTTACAGCCTTCAAGATGGAgtccagactcttttttttttttgagacagagtctccctctgttgctcaggctggagtgcagtggcatgatctcggctcactgcaacctcagcctccctggttcaagcgattctcctgacttggcctcccaagtagcggagactacaggcgcctgccaccacacccagctaaattttttcttttcttttttttttttttttttttgtattttagtacagacggggtttcacatgttggccaggatggtctcgatctcttgacctgctgatccgcccgcctcagcttcccaaagtactgggattatgggcgtgagccactgcactaggcctaatttttttatttttagtagagatggggtttcaccatgttggccaggctggtctggaacccctgacctcaagtggtctgccctcctcagcctcccaaagtgctgagattacaggcatgagccattgcgtcTGACCCAGACTCCTTAATGTGACTAACTCAAGGCTTTCCTTGAACTACTTCTTACTTGTCTTTCCAGCTTTGTCTTTTCACCTCTCAAATTgagataaaataataacaaccTCTTGGAGTTCTCATCAGGATTACATGAAATGAGATATGTAACATGCTTAGCAGTGCCTGTCCATAGTaaatctcaataaatgtttgtggaattatAATATCTTGTCATGTTTGAGACTTTGCTCTGCATAATCAGGCACCAGTAGGTTTTTATAAAGGAACCCGGCTGTCACGTGCAGaggagaaataaacagaaagtttCCCATCCTCAGGGAGCCACCTGACTGACAGAGGCACAGTGCATCCACTCTCCAGGTCTAGGGGAGAAAGCAGCCTTATTTCTTAGTAGCTCAGAATCTGACTTGAGAAACACATCCACATAGAAAAAAGGAACTTTTTCGGGTCAGGGTCCGGGAGCCACAGTGAGGTGGAAGATacaggggaaggaagagggaaataGAGCCATCCCCAGGGTGGAAGATCTCAGAAGAGAATTTGGGAAACAAGGTATGAACAAGGACTGAATAGTGAGAAGTGATGGAGAGACAGTTAAAGTAGATGgagtgacaaaagcaaaacctCTAAGGGTAGAATAGGCAGCAATCTGGCCAAGTCCTAACAGGGAGGCCCATAGGAGGATTCAACCTCAAGATGCTGTGCCACATTCCAAGAGGGAACCTAAAGGCTGGGCTGAAGAGTCAGAGATGGCTACAGCTGGCAAAAAGATGGGCAGATGCTGAGAGGAGATGATTGCTAAAATGTTCTGTCCAGGACATTCACAGTATCTCTATAACCAGAGtcttttttgtcgttgttgttctCAAGAAGGAAacttgaggccgggtgtggtggtttatgcccataatcccagcgctttggggccaaggcaggcggatcacctgaggtcaggagttcgagaccagcctggccaacagtgtgaaacctcatctttactaaaaatacaaaaattagctggatgcggcggtaggtgcctgtaatgccagctactcgggaggctgaggcaggagaatcacttgaacctgggaggcggaggttgcagggaggcggaggttgcagtgagccaagattgcaccactgcactccagcctgggcgacagagagtaagactgtctcaaaaaataaatgaataaataaaaaggaagaagaagaagaagaacaattGCAATCCTCCCTGGCTCTAGAATGTCATTTAAAAGTCGAGTGTCTTCTTCCTTCCCTGTTTTGAAGCAGCCCTTCTCATGACAGGCTTGCTTGCCAAGGTTCCCTCTGACCTTAAATCTCTTCCTTTTGGTGTCTTGGACAGGGCAGTTCAGAGTGATAGGACCAAGACACCCTATCCGGGCTCTGGTCGGGGATGAAGTGGAATTGCCATGTCGCATATCTCCTGGGAAGAACGCTACAGGCATGGAGGTGGGGTGGTACCGCCCCCCCTTCTCTAGGGTGGTTCATCTCTACAGAAATGGCAAGGACCAAGATGGAGACCAGGCACCTGAATATCGGGGCCGGACAGAGCTGCTGAAAGATGCTATTGGTGAGGGAAAGGTGACTCTCAGGATCCGGAATGTAAGGTTCTCAGATGAAGGAGGTTTCACCTGCTTCTTCCGAGATCATTCTTACCAAGAGGAGGCAGCAATGGAATTGAAAGTAGAAGGTGAGTAGTGCCATATAATATTAGGTATTAACTGTTGGGTGGCCAAGAACAATTATTCTCTCAACTGAGATGAGATCCCTCAACCCAAACATCTCAGTCCTGGGAATGATTTCCATAAAAATGTACACATCAATAAACAGAAACTCATGCTTAGGGATGTCTGTTGCATCATTATTCAGAGTAGCAAGGAAATTGGGATCAAAATCAATGCCTTTGAGTAGGTAAGTGACAGAATGAACAATGGTAGCCATACTGTGAATATTATGCAggcattaaaaagattattttagcaCTAGGCCAGATGGTTTGGAGGCCTTCTATAAGGTATTATTGAGTGATAAGAGCAAGCTGCTGTaggatacaaaaacaaaaacaaaaccctagggcatggtggtttgcctcgcagctactcaggaggctgagacgggaggctggcttgagcccaggggtttgcagttacagtgagctatgattgcaccactgcactccaacccgggtgacagagcaaagaccTTCACCCCCACTCCCtacccgtctctaaaaaaaacaaaaacaaaaacaaaaaaacccttggGCCcagcgccgtggctcacgcctgtaatcccagcactgtgggaggccgaggtgggcagatcacaaggtcaggagatcgagaccatcctggctaaaacggtgaaaccccgtctctactaaaaatacaaaaaaaaaaaaaaaattagccaggcatggtagcaggcgcctgtagtcccagctactcgggaggctgaggcaggagaatggcgtgaacccggaagcggaggttgcagtgagccaaaatccttccactgcactccagcatgggggacacagcgagactccgtctcaaaaaaaaaaaaaaaaccctgtatttgtgagcgcacacacacacacacacacacacacacacctgtgcttGGTCCTAGTGAATAAGCAAGTAAATCAAATGTCTAAATATAATTATAGAAAGGAGATGTCACCTTTTGGCTGTACCTCCACTATTTCATTCTGCAGAattgcagaatttcttttttttttcctttctttcttttctttttttttttgacacagagtctcgctctgtcacccaggctggagtgcaatggcgccctccgcctcctgggttcaagtgattctcctgcctcagcctcccgagtagctgagattacaggtgcccaccaccacacccagctaatttttgtatttttagtagagacagggtttcaccaggttgtcaaggttggtctcaaactcctgacctcaggtgatccactcgcctcagcctcccaaagtgctgggattacaggcatgagccatggtgcccggcctcAGAATTTCATTTTCAACATGTTTTGCATGATGGGTGATTTTGGAGAATATTTTTTGCTCTATCGCAGGATGATTAAGATGTGGACAAGGTGAAGCCGATGGAGGGGGAGCTTTGAAAGTTACTTGCTATTTAATTGAGGAACTAAACTGCTTTGAGAGCCTGGGGGTCAGATCCTctgccttttcctcctccccacctgCAGTGCAAACATCAGACAATTGATCACTATTGTATCTTGGAGGTGGGAGTGACCATTGCAGTGCTGGGACCAGAAGATGGCATTGTATGTGGAACAACAAAGCACTATTTCTAGAGACTGCCTGCAGGGATATGGAAATAGCTTTATGTGTCTCAGAATGTTCTTCATACAGCTGTTTTTATTGGGGAAATTCTACTTGCCGAAAAGTTTGATAGTGAGACCCTCTCCAGTTTGcagatttttctccttcctgctcaACAACTTCCTAGCTCAGTAACTGCCTCTCCCAACAAACTCCCTCAGTTTCACCACACCAAAAAAGGAAGACAagccggttgcggtggctcacacctataatcccaaaactttgggaggccgaggcgggtggatcacctgaggtcgggagttcgagactagcctgaccaacatggagaaacc
This Homo sapiens chromosome 6 genomic scaffold, GRCh38.p14 alternate locus group ALT_REF_LOCI_7 HSCHR6_MHC_SSTO_CTG1 DNA region includes the following protein-coding sequences:
- the MOG gene encoding myelin-oligodendrocyte glycoprotein isoform beta5 precursor (isoform beta5 precursor is encoded by transcript variant beta5; The RefSeq protein has 1 substitution compared to this genomic sequence), coding for MASLSRPSLPSCLCSFLLLLLLQVSSSYAGQFRVIGPRHPIRALVGDEVELPCRISPGKNATGMEVGWYRPPFSRVVHLYRNGKDQDGDQAPEYRGRTELLKDAIGEGKVTLRIRNVRFSDEGGFTCFFRDHSYQEEAAMELKVEDPFYWVSPGVLVLLAVLPVLLLQITVGLIFLCLQYRLRGKLRAEIENLHRTFGQFLEELLFHLEALSG
- the MOG gene encoding myelin-oligodendrocyte glycoprotein isoform alpha3 precursor (isoform alpha3 precursor is encoded by transcript variant alpha3; The RefSeq protein has 1 substitution compared to this genomic sequence); translated protein: MASLSRPSLPSCLCSFLLLLLLQVSSSYAGQFRVIGPRHPIRALVGDEVELPCRISPGKNATGMEVGWYRPPFSRVVHLYRNGKDQDGDQAPEYRGRTELLKDAIGEGKVTLRIRNVRFSDEGGFTCFFRDHSYQEEAAMELKVEDPFYWVSPGVLVLLAVLPVLLLQITVGLIFLCLQYRLRGKLRAEIENLHRTFESFGVLGPQVKEPKKTGQFLEELRNPF
- the MOG gene encoding myelin-oligodendrocyte glycoprotein isoform beta3 precursor (isoform beta3 precursor is encoded by transcript variant beta3; The RefSeq protein has 1 substitution compared to this genomic sequence); translated protein: MASLSRPSLPSCLCSFLLLLLLQVSSSYAGQFRVIGPRHPIRALVGDEVELPCRISPGKNATGMEVGWYRPPFSRVVHLYRNGKDQDGDQAPEYRGRTELLKDAIGEGKVTLRIRNVRFSDEGGFTCFFRDHSYQEEAAMELKVEDPFYWVSPGVLVLLAVLPVLLLQITVGLIFLCLQYRLRGKLRAEIENLHRTFESFGVLGPQVKEPKKTGQFLEELLFHLEALSG
- the MOG gene encoding myelin-oligodendrocyte glycoprotein isoform beta2 precursor (isoform beta2 precursor is encoded by transcript variant beta2; The RefSeq protein has 1 substitution compared to this genomic sequence); its protein translation is MASLSRPSLPSCLCSFLLLLLLQVSSSYAGQFRVIGPRHPIRALVGDEVELPCRISPGKNATGMEVGWYRPPFSRVVHLYRNGKDQDGDQAPEYRGRTELLKDAIGEGKVTLRIRNVRFSDEGGFTCFFRDHSYQEEAAMELKVEDPFYWVSPGVLVLLAVLPVLLLQITVGLIFLCLQYRLRGKLRAEIENLHRTFVFHLEALSG
- the MOG gene encoding myelin-oligodendrocyte glycoprotein isoform alpha2 precursor (isoform alpha2 precursor is encoded by transcript variant alpha2; The RefSeq protein has 1 substitution compared to this genomic sequence), with the protein product MASLSRPSLPSCLCSFLLLLLLQVSSSYAGQFRVIGPRHPIRALVGDEVELPCRISPGKNATGMEVGWYRPPFSRVVHLYRNGKDQDGDQAPEYRGRTELLKDAIGEGKVTLRIRNVRFSDEGGFTCFFRDHSYQEEAAMELKVEDPFYWVSPGVLVLLAVLPVLLLQITVGLIFLCLQYRLRGKLRAEIENLHRTFGQFLEELRNPF
- the MOG gene encoding myelin-oligodendrocyte glycoprotein isoform alpha1 precursor (isoform alpha1 precursor is encoded by transcript variant alpha1; The RefSeq protein has 1 substitution compared to this genomic sequence), encoding MASLSRPSLPSCLCSFLLLLLLQVSSSYAGQFRVIGPRHPIRALVGDEVELPCRISPGKNATGMEVGWYRPPFSRVVHLYRNGKDQDGDQAPEYRGRTELLKDAIGEGKVTLRIRNVRFSDEGGFTCFFRDHSYQEEAAMELKVEDPFYWVSPGVLVLLAVLPVLLLQITVGLIFLCLQYRLRGKLRAEIENLHRTFDPHFLRVPCWKITLFVIVPVLGPLVALIICYNWLHRRLAGQFLEELRNPF
- the MOG gene encoding myelin-oligodendrocyte glycoprotein isoform beta1 precursor (isoform beta1 precursor is encoded by transcript variant beta1; The RefSeq protein has 1 substitution compared to this genomic sequence), producing MASLSRPSLPSCLCSFLLLLLLQVSSSYAGQFRVIGPRHPIRALVGDEVELPCRISPGKNATGMEVGWYRPPFSRVVHLYRNGKDQDGDQAPEYRGRTELLKDAIGEGKVTLRIRNVRFSDEGGFTCFFRDHSYQEEAAMELKVEDPFYWVSPGVLVLLAVLPVLLLQITVGLIFLCLQYRLRGKLRAEIENLHRTFDPHFLRVPCWKITLFVIVPVLGPLVALIICYNWLHRRLAGQFLEELLFHLEALSG